The DNA window AGCCACGGCCTGTCTCCCCGCCCGCCTGTCTGCGCGATATTACCTGAAATATTGAACTATACTTCACACAGGAGTCCACGAAACCCGAACTTCTCTACTCAAATTCTACTTATTTTGCACTATGATGCAGTTCGCCCTGCGCACGGGTTTCATGAACCCAGGCGCGCAGGGCTCTCGGATCAAGCCCGAGGGGCTGCTGTCCGGACGGGCATCGCGACAGATGCGCCTCCACCATATCGCAGAGCCGGCGCGCCGCATGCGGGCGCAGCATCAGCAGTTTCAGCCGCGCATTGGCCAGCTGGATCAGCGCCTGCACAATATCGCGCTCCGGGCTGGGATCAGACGTCTGCATCCAGACCGCTTCCAGCACTTCGTGGCACTCCCAGTAGTATCCCGCGTCGAAATAGGCCCTGCCACAGCGCAGAGCGAAACTGCCCGCCAGCGCATCACTGCCCGCCTGGTCAGGCACCGTCCGTCTGATCGGGTCAAACCAGTCCTCCGGGTGACGCGCGGTGCGTCCGGGGATATACGCGTGCGACGGCACCGGCACATCGCGGGGCAGATCACGCAGGCGCGACATCGGCTTTTTCGAGACGTATCAGACGGTCGGTAAAGTCACGCACCGCCGCAAGCACCGCATCGGGCGCTTCAAGGTGGGGTGCGTGACCGCAGTTCGCAGGGATAAGCGTTTCCAGCGGGGAATATATGCGCGTCTCAATCTCATCAATCTGCGCGCGGCTGCCATAGGGGTCCTGCCCGCCCTGGATGGCGAGCACGGGCACGCGCCAGTGATCGATGCAGTCCGCCACATTCCAGGTCGCAAAGCCCGGATCGGTCCAGGCATCGTGCCAGCCGTTAAATGCCATCTCTGCATCACTGTGCCAGCGCGCGAGCCTTGCGCGCAGATCGCCGGTGCGAAACGCTTCGCCGGCCCCGCGGATCGCCTCCAGCCCCTGTGGCTCTGTAAAGAAATGCGGCGCCATCAGGATCAGGCCGCGCACCCGCATGTCGCTGACAGATCCCGCGTAGATCGCGGCGATTGTCGCGCCATCGGAATGTCCCAGAAGGATCACGTCCCGTAGCCCGGCGGCATCCATCACAGGGCCCAGCGTTTCAACCGCTTCGCGGGTCATGTAATCAGGCGGCCGGGGCAGCGTCACAGCCTCCGAGTTCCCGTATCCGGCGCGCGACCAGACAAAGACACCCAGTCCGGTCTCAGCAGCCAGGCGCACAGGAAAGTCCCGCCAGAGTGCTGCACTGCCCAAGCCTTCGTGCAACAGCACAAGTGTCGGGGCGTCGGGTCCCGGCGGCGGACCATAGCAGGCATATTCCAGCGACTTACCGCCTGCTTTCAGGCGGCCATCGGGGTTCTCTGACCAGGCGATACTCACTGACCGGCCCCGCGCAGCCGGAACCGCTGGATTTTGCCCGTGGCCGTTTTGGGCAGTTCGTCCACGATGCTGATCCAGCGTGGATACTTCCATTTGCCGATGCGGTCTTTTACATGCTCTTTCAGGTGCTCGGCGATCCCGCTATCTGCAGCATCCTGCAGCACGACAAAGGCCTTCGGCTTATCCAGACCATCCTCTCCGGGGGCGGCAACGACAGCAGCTTCGAGCACCGCCGGGTGGCTGACGAGCGCCTGTTCGACCTCAAAGGGCGAGACCCAGATACCGGACACCTTGAACATATCATCTGTGCGGCCGCAGTAGACGTAGCGCCCGTCTTTGCGGCGTTCGTATTTATCGCCGGTGCGGGTCCATTCGCCCTCGAATGTTGTGCGGGATTTTTTGCGCTGGTTCCAGTAGCCAGCGGCAGCCGAGGCACCGCGCACCAGCAACTCTCCGATTTCATCATCACCGACCTCAGTGCCGGTCTCATCCACAAGGCGCATGTCATAGCCGGGCACCGCAACACCGGAGGTGCCATAGACGTTGTCCCCGGCGCGGTTGCTGAGAAAGATGTGCAGCATTTCAGTGGAGCCTACGCCATCCAGAATGGCGACGCCGGTATGCGCCTCCCACCGCATACCGACGTCTTCGGGAAGCGCCTCCCCCGCTGAGATTGCTCTGCGAAGCAGGGTGGCGGGCGTACCCGCTTTGTCCATCCCGGCCACCATTGCGGCATAAAGCGTTGGCACGCCGCAAAAGACAGTCGGCTGCTCAGCCGTCATGACCGCGAGCATATCCGCCGGTGTGGGACGCCCCGCAAAAAGCACAGTTGTGGCCCCTGCGGCAAGTGGAAATGTCATCGCATTCCCGAGCCCGTAAGCAAAAAACAGTTTGGCCGCTGAGAAGACCACATCATCTTCCCGCAGGCCGAGGATATGCGCGCCGTAAGTATCGGCGGTGGCCTTCATGGCGGAGTGAACATGCGGAACGCCTTTGGGCTGCCCGGTCGAGCCTGAGGAGTAGAGCCAGAAGGCAACCTCATCATCGGATGCGGGCTGGGTTTCAAGCGTTCCGGCATTCCGCAGAAATGCGTCAAAAGAAGTGCAGCCCTCTGGTGCCCGGTCGCTGTTCACAATGATCACCCGCAGGGTGGGGTGGCCCTTGAGAACAGATGAGATCGTGTCAAAAAGCGCCTCAGAGACAAAAAGAACTGTGGCGCGGCAATCGCGCAGGATGGCATCATAAACAGGCGCGGCAAGCAGGGTGTTGAGCGGCACCGGAACAACGCCGCACTTCAGAGCGCCGAAGAATATCTGCGGAAATTCGATTGTATCGGTCACCAGCATGGCGGCGCGCTCTTCGGGGCGCACACCGGCGCGACGGAGGGCCGCCGCGACCTGTCCGGACCCCTCTGCGAGGCCCTGATAGCTCAGCGATCTGCCGCCGCCGGCCTCGCGGAAAGCGACCTTGTCGCCCCGCCCTTCACCGGGGTGACGGTCAACAAACCATGTGGCGGCATTTCCGGCAACATCCGTCATGAATCTCTCCCCCCGATGCGACCTGCGATAGATGCTCTATCGTGCACCTGCGACTGCCTGTCGCAAGCGGTTCTGCCGAAAAAAGCACTTTAATGCACTTTTTAGCCGGCGGCAGGGGCTCAGCCCGGCAGGAGAAAGAGCGTGATGGCAGGGAACATGACGAGGATCACCACCCGCAGGATATCCGATCCGACAAAGAACATCACAGCCTTGTAGGTCTCAGTCATCGGCGTTTCACGGTCCATTGCATTGATGATGAAAAGGTTCATGCCCACAGGCGGGGTGATCAGCCCGACCTCGACGACGATCAGCACGAGGATGCCGAACCAGATCGCCACATGTTCGGGCGACATGCCGAAATCCATGGCGGAGATCACCGGAAAGAAAATCGGCACGGTAAGCAGGATCATTGAGAGGCTGTCCATCAGGCAGCCGAAGATCAGATAAAAAACAAGAATGATTGAGAGTACCAACCAGGGCGAGAAGCCCTGCGTTAGCACCCAGTCGGCCATGAACTGGGGCACGCCTGAGAGGGCGAGAAAGCCATTGTAGAATGCCGCCCCCAGCACGATGAAAAAGATCATCGCCGTGGTGCGCGCCGTGCCCAGCAGGCTGTCACGGAATACCGGCCAGTTGAGACTGCCGGAGAGGAGTGCGACAAGCCCGGTGCCCATCGCGCCGATGGCCGAGCCTTCAGTCGGTGTGAACCATCCCAGGTAAATACCGCCCACGACAACCGCAAAGATTACAAGCACCGGCCAGGTGGCCCCCAGCGCTTTCCAGCGGTCCGCCATGGGCACCGGCGGGCGCGTGCCGGCGGATTTCGGAAAGAGCCGCACATAGACGGAGATCGTCAGCATATATCCGAGGGCCGCAAGGATGCCCGGGATGAAGGCGGCGAGGAAGAGCTTGGCGATGTTCTGCTCGGTGATGATCGCATAGATCACCAGAATGACGGACGGAGGTATCAGGATCCCGAGCGTGCCGCCGGCGGCAAGCGTTGCCGTGGAAAAGCCGCCCGAATATCCGTAGCGGCGCAGTTCCGGCAGGGCCACGCGTGACATGGTGGCGGCCGTGGCAAGCGATGACCCGCAGATCGCACCGAACCCCGCACAGGCACCCACGGCGGCCATGGCCACACCACCGCGCCGGTGGCCGAGAAAGCTCTCGGCAGCCTTGAAAAGCGCGCTGGAAAGCCCGGAGAGGGTCGCAAACTGGCCCATCAGCAGAAACATCGGAATGATGCTGAGCGAGTAGCTGGAGAAGGTCGTATAGGTTTCGGATTTCAGCTTTGCCAGCAGCGGCACCGGGTTGCCGTTCATCGCGTAATACCAGCCGCCAAAACCACAGAGCAGCATGGCAAGGCCAATGGGCGCGCGCAGAAAGATCATGCCCAGCAGCACGGCAAAGGACCAGAATCCCAGCTCAAGCCGGCTCATATCCGCAAAGGGCAGCAGATCGAGGAAAGCGCCCATCTGACCCTATTCCTGCGGCATCAGTGCGCGGCCTGTAAGGCTTTCTGCAACACGCAGATAGGCGCACCAGAGCGCCACGATGCAGGTCACGACCGAAGCTGCAAAGCTCGCTGAATAGGCCCACCAGACCGGGAACTGCAGAAAGAAGGTCGTCTCGCCATTACCGTAGTAGCGCTGCACACCGCCAAAGAGCTGCACGGAGATCAGGATGAGTGCCGCGGTCAGCGCCACTTCCCAGAAGGCCGCCAGCGCGCGGTTGGCGGCACCTGGCAGCTGCGACGTGAAGATGTCCACAGTGGCATGCGCCCGGCTGAGCTGGCAGATCGGAAAAAAGGAGAAGATCGCAAAAGCGATTCCGGCCTCCAGCAGTTCATAATTGCCATTGACCTCACCGATGCCGCTGTCGATCAGCGTGCGGGCCAGGTCTCCCAGTGTGCGTTCAGCAAAATCCGAGTGCAGCCATTTGTTCGCAGACCGCCCGATGATCGAGACCGTGGTCAGCAGAACCAGGCCGGTCAGGACAAGACCGCCGATCACTGCGGTGGCGCGGGCAAGAAGTCTGATGGCCTGATGCATAAAGCGCTCCGGGAGGCATGAAAAAGCCCGCGGCGCGGGATGCGCACCGCGGGCCGGGTGTGACCGGAGTTATTCGGTGTACTTATCGATGAGCATACGCGCCTCGTCGATCAGCGCCTGACCGTCGATGCCCTTTTCATTCATCTCAGCGACCCATTCGTCATAGATCGGCTGAGCGACGGCCTTCCACTCGGCCGTTTCGGCCTCATCGAGTGTGACGATGTTGTTGCCGCGCGCCACAGCGGCCTCGCGGGCAGGTCCGTCGCTGTCAGCCTGGGTGCCCCCGGCAAAGACCGAGAACTCAAGGCCGGAGTTATCGTCGATGACCTTTTTCAGATCATCGGGCAGGCCTTCATAGCGGTCTTTGTTCATCGCCAGCACAAAGGTAAGCACGTAAAGCGCATTGCCCGTGAACTCGGTGTGGTTGGTCACCAGTTCCGGAATTTTCAGCGCGGCAGTCACCTCCCAGGGAATCGTCGTGCCGTCGATCACGCCTTTGGAAAGGCCTTCGGGCACAGCGGGTACCGGCATGCCAACGGGTGTCGCGCCGACCTTGCTCAGGAGCGCATTGGCCAGCCGCGACCCGCCGCGGATTTTCAGCCCTTCCATGTCGGAAGGTGCGCGCACTTCTTTGTTGGCGTGGATGAGGCCCGGGCCGTGCACCCAGG is part of the Roseobacter ponti genome and encodes:
- a CDS encoding alpha/beta fold hydrolase, whose amino-acid sequence is MSIAWSENPDGRLKAGGKSLEYACYGPPPGPDAPTLVLLHEGLGSAALWRDFPVRLAAETGLGVFVWSRAGYGNSEAVTLPRPPDYMTREAVETLGPVMDAAGLRDVILLGHSDGATIAAIYAGSVSDMRVRGLILMAPHFFTEPQGLEAIRGAGEAFRTGDLRARLARWHSDAEMAFNGWHDAWTDPGFATWNVADCIDHWRVPVLAIQGGQDPYGSRAQIDEIETRIYSPLETLIPANCGHAPHLEAPDAVLAAVRDFTDRLIRLEKADVAPA
- a CDS encoding TRAP transporter substrate-binding protein, which translates into the protein MKISRRNLLNLVGAAALATGFGAAPLAAQEVTLTMHQFLPPQANVPKLVLDVWADNVEKDSGGRIKVDRYPSMQLGGSPPELMDQAIDGVADIVWTVVGYTPGRYPSTEVFELPFMMTNARAASRAYWEMFETHMKDTEFKDVHILGTWVHGPGLIHANKEVRAPSDMEGLKIRGGSRLANALLSKVGATPVGMPVPAVPEGLSKGVIDGTTIPWEVTAALKIPELVTNHTEFTGNALYVLTFVLAMNKDRYEGLPDDLKKVIDDNSGLEFSVFAGGTQADSDGPAREAAVARGNNIVTLDEAETAEWKAVAQPIYDEWVAEMNEKGIDGQALIDEARMLIDKYTE
- a CDS encoding TRAP transporter small permease, which produces MHQAIRLLARATAVIGGLVLTGLVLLTTVSIIGRSANKWLHSDFAERTLGDLARTLIDSGIGEVNGNYELLEAGIAFAIFSFFPICQLSRAHATVDIFTSQLPGAANRALAAFWEVALTAALILISVQLFGGVQRYYGNGETTFFLQFPVWWAYSASFAASVVTCIVALWCAYLRVAESLTGRALMPQE
- a CDS encoding TRAP transporter large permease, encoding MSRLELGFWSFAVLLGMIFLRAPIGLAMLLCGFGGWYYAMNGNPVPLLAKLKSETYTTFSSYSLSIIPMFLLMGQFATLSGLSSALFKAAESFLGHRRGGVAMAAVGACAGFGAICGSSLATAATMSRVALPELRRYGYSGGFSTATLAAGGTLGILIPPSVILVIYAIITEQNIAKLFLAAFIPGILAALGYMLTISVYVRLFPKSAGTRPPVPMADRWKALGATWPVLVIFAVVVGGIYLGWFTPTEGSAIGAMGTGLVALLSGSLNWPVFRDSLLGTARTTAMIFFIVLGAAFYNGFLALSGVPQFMADWVLTQGFSPWLVLSIILVFYLIFGCLMDSLSMILLTVPIFFPVISAMDFGMSPEHVAIWFGILVLIVVEVGLITPPVGMNLFIINAMDRETPMTETYKAVMFFVGSDILRVVILVMFPAITLFLLPG
- a CDS encoding benzoate-CoA ligase family protein, producing MTDVAGNAATWFVDRHPGEGRGDKVAFREAGGGRSLSYQGLAEGSGQVAAALRRAGVRPEERAAMLVTDTIEFPQIFFGALKCGVVPVPLNTLLAAPVYDAILRDCRATVLFVSEALFDTISSVLKGHPTLRVIIVNSDRAPEGCTSFDAFLRNAGTLETQPASDDEVAFWLYSSGSTGQPKGVPHVHSAMKATADTYGAHILGLREDDVVFSAAKLFFAYGLGNAMTFPLAAGATTVLFAGRPTPADMLAVMTAEQPTVFCGVPTLYAAMVAGMDKAGTPATLLRRAISAGEALPEDVGMRWEAHTGVAILDGVGSTEMLHIFLSNRAGDNVYGTSGVAVPGYDMRLVDETGTEVGDDEIGELLVRGASAAAGYWNQRKKSRTTFEGEWTRTGDKYERRKDGRYVYCGRTDDMFKVSGIWVSPFEVEQALVSHPAVLEAAVVAAPGEDGLDKPKAFVVLQDAADSGIAEHLKEHVKDRIGKWKYPRWISIVDELPKTATGKIQRFRLRGAGQ
- a CDS encoding DUF309 domain-containing protein, whose translation is MSRLRDLPRDVPVPSHAYIPGRTARHPEDWFDPIRRTVPDQAGSDALAGSFALRCGRAYFDAGYYWECHEVLEAVWMQTSDPSPERDIVQALIQLANARLKLLMLRPHAARRLCDMVEAHLSRCPSGQQPLGLDPRALRAWVHETRAQGELHHSAK